The proteins below come from a single Acidobacteriota bacterium genomic window:
- a CDS encoding NAD-dependent epimerase/dehydratase family protein, whose amino-acid sequence MVYTSTVGTLRFTEDGRPAAENDVATLHSLAGHYKRSKFLAEQVVLRYAADGFPVVIVSPSTPVGEGDRRPTETGKIILDFLLGRMPAYIDTGLNLVDVQDVAEGHLLAWRKGRTGERYILGGRNMSLREILESLASIAGLPTPKIRLPHWAALVAGAVDTGLASLLGRPPRIPLEAVKMARYKMYVSTEKARRELGYDPSPVEPALARSVEWYRGNGYLRM is encoded by the coding sequence TTGGTTTACACCAGTACCGTAGGCACGTTGCGCTTTACGGAAGACGGTCGACCCGCTGCGGAGAACGACGTCGCGACACTCCATTCGTTGGCGGGTCACTATAAGCGGTCGAAGTTTCTCGCCGAGCAGGTAGTGCTGCGCTACGCTGCCGATGGGTTTCCGGTGGTGATTGTCAGCCCAAGCACACCGGTAGGTGAAGGCGATCGCAGACCCACCGAGACTGGCAAAATAATTCTCGATTTTCTTCTGGGCCGCATGCCGGCATACATCGATACCGGCCTGAATTTGGTAGATGTGCAAGACGTTGCGGAAGGGCACCTGCTGGCGTGGCGCAAGGGCCGCACGGGGGAGCGCTACATACTCGGCGGCCGCAACATGAGCCTGCGCGAAATACTGGAATCGCTCGCGTCAATCGCGGGCCTGCCCACGCCGAAGATTCGTTTGCCACACTGGGCAGCTTTGGTTGCGGGTGCGGTGGATACCGGACTTGCCAGCCTGCTCGGACGACCGCCGCGCATCCCGCTGGAGGCCGTGAAGATGGCCCGCTACAAGATGTACGTGAGCACGGAGAAAGCACGGCGTGAGTTGGGCTATGATCCATCGCCGGTAGAGCCGGCGCTAGCCCGCTCCGTGGAATGGTATCGCGGGAACGGTTATCTGAGAATGTAA
- a CDS encoding alcohol dehydrogenase produces the protein MTAAVLYGKEDLKIEQVPIPKIQPDEVLVRVRTALTCGTDLKVYRQGYHARMIVPPAIFGHELAGEIEKIGSDVQGFRVGMRVVAANSAPCGECRYCLRDRANLCDNLLFNNGAYAEFIKIPGPIVRQNLLEIPEHISFTDAALVEPLACVLRGFEQIQVRPDDSVLVIGMGPIGLMFVRLARLRGAHVIAVGKRDSQLTAAKRMGADVVVNAGKGGDIAEEVRSKTPDHAGADIAIEAVGTPQTWELAFQTMRRGGTVNCFGGCPSGSSVRLDTSLLHYSEISLHATFHHTPAYIRKALECISRGDIRATDLITGQEPLTRLPDLMRDMVNRNGNIKTAIIP, from the coding sequence ATGACGGCGGCCGTTCTCTACGGCAAGGAAGATTTGAAGATCGAGCAGGTGCCGATCCCCAAGATTCAACCGGACGAGGTGCTGGTGCGCGTGCGCACCGCGCTGACTTGCGGTACCGACCTGAAGGTTTACCGCCAGGGTTATCACGCCCGCATGATCGTTCCGCCGGCAATCTTTGGACATGAGCTGGCCGGCGAGATCGAGAAGATCGGTTCGGACGTTCAGGGCTTTCGCGTGGGCATGCGCGTGGTAGCAGCAAACTCGGCACCTTGCGGCGAGTGTCGCTACTGCCTCCGAGACCGTGCCAATCTTTGCGACAATCTGTTGTTCAACAATGGGGCTTACGCGGAATTTATTAAAATTCCCGGTCCCATCGTTCGCCAGAACCTGCTGGAAATCCCCGAGCACATCAGTTTCACCGACGCCGCGTTGGTCGAGCCGCTGGCCTGTGTGTTGCGTGGATTCGAGCAAATACAAGTTCGCCCGGATGACAGTGTGCTGGTGATCGGGATGGGGCCCATTGGATTAATGTTTGTCAGACTGGCGCGACTCCGCGGCGCGCACGTGATCGCCGTGGGCAAGCGTGATTCTCAACTGACTGCGGCCAAGCGCATGGGCGCGGATGTGGTGGTCAACGCGGGCAAGGGTGGTGACATTGCTGAGGAGGTCCGCAGCAAAACACCCGATCACGCCGGCGCCGACATTGCCATTGAGGCCGTAGGAACTCCGCAGACTTGGGAGCTGGCCTTCCAGACCATGCGCCGCGGCGGGACCGTGAATTGTTTTGGCGGCTGTCCCAGCGGAAGCAGCGTACGGTTGGACACCTCATTGCTCCACTATTCGGAGATCTCGCTTCACGCCACGTTTCACCATACGCCGGCCTACATCCGCAAGGCGCTTGAGTGCATCTCGCGTGGCGATATCCGCGCTACGGATCTCATCACTGGCCAAGAGCCGCTGACTCGTCTGCCGGATCTGATGCGCGACATGGTGAACCGCAACGGTAACATAAAGACTGCTATCATTCCTTGA
- the hpnC gene encoding squalene synthase HpnC — MSFADTIQPAALADLAAFASPAQWDGLLPETATPLAEARRYCEWLASTHYENFPVATRLLSPRLRPHFHALYAYCRWSDDLGDEVSDPRTALHLLDCWEQELRACYAGHPRHPVMVALYETIVQCDIPAQPFHDLITAFRRDQTVRRYESWDDVLGYCRYSANPVGCLVLYVCGYRDAELHRLSDLTCTALQLANFWQDVRRDYAIGRIYMPLDNMARHGISEREIATGTCTPAFVAMMRELVGRTWELFRAGLPLIDQLDRHLGVEIELFSRGGMEILRLIERQNYNVLSRRPHLSGTQMGLLTGTVLLKRMFNRGGVPA, encoded by the coding sequence ATGTCATTCGCGGATACCATCCAACCCGCGGCCCTTGCGGACTTGGCGGCCTTTGCATCGCCCGCACAGTGGGATGGTCTGTTGCCGGAGACCGCCACTCCTCTCGCCGAGGCCCGCCGCTACTGCGAGTGGTTGGCCAGTACCCATTACGAAAATTTCCCGGTGGCTACACGACTACTGTCGCCTCGACTGCGCCCACACTTTCATGCGCTGTACGCCTATTGCCGCTGGTCCGATGATCTGGGTGATGAGGTCAGTGATCCGCGGACGGCTTTGCATTTGCTGGACTGTTGGGAGCAAGAGCTGCGCGCCTGTTACGCGGGTCATCCCCGGCACCCGGTGATGGTGGCTCTGTACGAAACCATCGTCCAATGCGACATTCCAGCCCAGCCGTTTCACGACCTCATCACCGCATTTCGTCGCGATCAGACGGTGCGACGCTATGAGTCATGGGATGACGTGTTGGGCTATTGCCGCTACTCGGCCAATCCTGTTGGCTGCCTGGTACTCTACGTCTGCGGCTATCGCGATGCCGAACTGCACCGGCTCTCCGACCTCACATGCACAGCTTTGCAGCTCGCCAATTTCTGGCAGGACGTTCGGCGCGACTACGCAATCGGACGCATCTACATGCCACTCGATAATATGGCTCGGCATGGCATCTCCGAGCGTGAGATCGCAACGGGCACCTGTACTCCCGCATTTGTTGCAATGATGCGCGAGTTGGTCGGGCGGACCTGGGAGTTGTTCCGTGCCGGTCTGCCGCTCATTGATCAACTGGATCGGCACCTCGGCGTAGAAATAGAGTTGTTCAGCCGCGGCGGCATGGAGATCTTGCGCTTGATCGAGCGGCAAAACTACAACGTGCTTTCGCGCCGGCCGCATCTCAGTGGCACGCAGATGGGTCTTCTCACTGGAACCGTTTTGTTGAAAAGAATGTTTAATCGCGGCGGGGTCCCCGCTTAA
- the hpnD gene encoding squalene synthase HpnD: MDSTVATSYRVSRGIARARARNFYFGIWLLPRERRDALCAIYAFMRHADDVADGEAILADKTARLREWRADLDRALAGDCAGNPILPAFHHAATRYRIPPEYFHELLAGAEMDLTVHAYATFDDLYQYCYRVASVVGLCSLQVFGFSDPAAKNLAERCGVAFQLTNILRDLREDAATGRTYLPEEDLRKFGVTPASVASSAADSAFVNLVHFEAQRAREFYEQSRPLIGMVHKESRPALWTMISIYWNLLETIDRNPAAVLQGRVSLPTMDKAMLAARGAGMRIKLRLGMSAGGKRD; encoded by the coding sequence ATGGATTCAACTGTCGCCACATCGTATCGAGTGTCTCGCGGTATTGCCCGCGCACGGGCGCGCAACTTTTATTTCGGCATTTGGCTGCTGCCGCGAGAGCGGCGAGACGCGTTGTGCGCCATTTATGCCTTTATGCGCCATGCCGACGATGTCGCCGATGGAGAGGCTATACTCGCGGATAAAACGGCGCGCCTGCGCGAGTGGCGCGCAGACCTCGACCGCGCGTTGGCGGGAGATTGCGCAGGCAATCCGATCCTGCCAGCCTTTCATCACGCTGCGACTCGATACCGTATTCCGCCTGAATATTTCCATGAGCTCCTCGCCGGCGCGGAGATGGACTTGACCGTTCACGCTTACGCCACTTTCGACGACCTTTATCAGTACTGTTACCGCGTGGCCTCGGTGGTGGGCCTGTGCTCATTGCAGGTATTTGGATTCAGCGACCCTGCCGCCAAGAATCTAGCGGAACGCTGTGGGGTTGCGTTCCAGCTCACGAATATTCTGCGCGACTTGCGCGAAGACGCCGCCACGGGTCGGACGTATCTTCCAGAGGAGGACTTGCGTAAATTTGGCGTAACACCCGCCAGCGTGGCATCGAGCGCGGCGGACTCGGCATTTGTGAATCTGGTCCACTTTGAGGCCCAACGCGCGCGGGAGTTTTATGAGCAGTCCCGGCCATTGATCGGCATGGTGCACAAAGAGAGCCGTCCGGCGTTGTGGACAATGATCTCCATCTACTGGAATTTGCTGGAGACCATTGATCGCAATCCCGCAGCCGTGCTGCAAGGGCGAGTGAGCCTGCCTACGATGGACAAAGCCATGCTGGCCGCGCGCGGGGCGGGCATGCGGATCAAGTTGCGCCTCGGCATGAGCGCGGGAGGAAAACGGGATTGA
- a CDS encoding FAD-binding protein, translating to MTVSRLAAPRVSIPRVTMPRVAVLGGGLAGLAAGVRLAEEGFAVELIEKRSVLGGRASSFIPPGESAPIDNCQHVLLGCCTNLLDFLGRTDALSQIHFYHRFDFLGDAGLSSLAASLLPAPLHFLPSLLRFRHLIPADRWSLVRAILAIVRTPRPYPDIPLMGWLRDHGQSVAVIDNFWRVIMTSALNEDPERLSARPAFHVIIDSFVRNRTGYKMGVPKVPLSEMYAAEKMRQRMTVRLGTAIAGLNISNGRINGLQLQNGETLHADCYLSALPPDAIANLFTATQRVEWPELNEWKNLEWSPITGIHLWYDRPVMDIHHAVVVGKTIQWVFNKSLAAGKSAGSGQYIQVVISASRPLLTMWREAIIELVQRELGEVLARTKEAKLDRVVIVKEAESTPSFPPGWESHRPGPITPFANLFLAGDWTATGWPPTMESAVRSGYRAAECIANSGAKSDGKRHSFLVNDLPSDLLARLMLP from the coding sequence TTGACCGTCTCTCGCCTAGCCGCTCCGCGCGTGAGCATACCCCGCGTGACTATGCCCCGTGTTGCCGTACTCGGTGGCGGACTGGCCGGCCTTGCCGCTGGGGTGCGTCTCGCCGAAGAAGGATTCGCCGTCGAGTTGATAGAGAAACGCAGCGTCCTCGGCGGGCGCGCGTCCTCGTTTATCCCGCCCGGGGAATCCGCGCCCATCGACAACTGCCAGCATGTTCTGCTCGGCTGCTGCACCAACTTGCTGGATTTTCTCGGTCGCACGGATGCGCTCAGTCAGATTCACTTCTACCATCGCTTTGATTTTCTGGGCGATGCCGGATTGTCTTCGCTGGCCGCCTCGCTGTTGCCCGCACCACTGCACTTCCTTCCATCACTGCTGCGCTTTCGCCACCTGATTCCCGCCGACCGCTGGTCATTGGTGCGCGCGATTCTCGCCATTGTGCGCACGCCGCGGCCATACCCCGACATTCCGTTGATGGGTTGGTTGCGCGATCATGGCCAGAGTGTGGCCGTGATTGATAATTTTTGGCGCGTCATCATGACCAGCGCGCTCAACGAAGACCCCGAGCGGCTTTCGGCCCGACCCGCATTCCACGTGATCATCGATTCCTTTGTGCGCAACCGTACCGGTTACAAAATGGGCGTGCCGAAAGTTCCGCTCTCCGAAATGTATGCCGCGGAAAAGATGCGTCAGCGCATGACCGTCCGCCTGGGAACTGCAATTGCTGGATTGAACATATCAAATGGCAGGATAAATGGACTGCAGTTGCAAAACGGCGAGACGCTCCATGCGGATTGCTATCTAAGTGCGCTTCCACCCGACGCGATCGCCAATCTGTTCACTGCGACGCAGCGGGTCGAGTGGCCGGAACTTAATGAATGGAAGAATCTCGAATGGTCGCCCATTACCGGAATTCATCTTTGGTATGACCGCCCGGTGATGGATATTCATCATGCCGTAGTGGTGGGCAAGACGATCCAATGGGTCTTTAATAAATCGCTGGCAGCCGGAAAAAGCGCGGGCAGTGGACAGTACATTCAGGTGGTGATCAGCGCGTCGCGCCCGCTGCTGACCATGTGGCGCGAAGCGATTATCGAGCTTGTGCAGCGCGAGCTGGGTGAAGTGTTGGCGCGCACCAAAGAGGCGAAGTTGGACAGGGTGGTTATCGTGAAGGAAGCGGAATCAACTCCGAGTTTTCCGCCGGGCTGGGAATCGCACCGTCCCGGCCCCATCACTCCCTTTGCCAATTTGTTTCTGGCCGGTGATTGGACCGCCACGGGATGGCCGCCGACCATGGAGAGCGCAGTCCGCAGCGGATATCGCGCCGCCGAGTGCATAGCCAATTCCGGGGCTAAATCGGATGGCAAGCGGCACAGCTTTTTAGTGAATGATCTCCCATCCGATCTGTTGGCCCGGTTAATGCTTCCATGA
- the mutY gene encoding A/G-specific adenine glycosylase has product MTNIRDHLGADNPKDTAGVRRRLLRWYDREQRDMPWRQTSDPYHIWVSEIMLQQTRVEAVIPYYKRFLRQFPSVAHLARASNERVLTSWSGLGYYSRARNLHRAAKQVQSDHGGVFPREEQAALDLPGVGRYTAAAILSIAYGVPLAVLDGNVARVLSRLCTVRAVANNTAGRKTLWRLAQEILDTRRPGDFNQAMMELGATICLPGQPRCGSCPLRKDCRAHLQDVTGEYPPARVRAREKSLKLVAAVVWDRAGKYLLERRPAGSSWLAGFLEFPMWPATAQISENGHAGSSSKARLKLVRSLGTIRHSITQFRIEVELWQGAVINNKQADFETKSRKWVDLAAIKKLPITTISRKALAMIGEQREE; this is encoded by the coding sequence ATGACTAATATCCGCGACCACCTTGGCGCCGACAATCCGAAAGATACTGCGGGAGTGCGGCGGCGTCTGCTGCGCTGGTACGACCGCGAGCAGCGCGACATGCCGTGGCGGCAGACCTCGGACCCTTATCACATCTGGGTATCAGAGATCATGCTTCAGCAGACGCGCGTCGAAGCGGTTATCCCGTACTACAAAAGATTTCTGCGTCAGTTTCCGTCGGTGGCTCATCTGGCGCGGGCCAGTAACGAGCGTGTGCTGACATCGTGGAGCGGACTCGGCTACTACTCGCGCGCCAGAAACTTGCATCGCGCCGCGAAACAGGTTCAGTCTGATCATGGCGGGGTTTTCCCGCGTGAAGAGCAAGCCGCGCTCGACCTGCCCGGCGTGGGCCGTTACACGGCCGCGGCAATTTTGAGCATCGCTTATGGCGTGCCGCTGGCCGTTCTGGATGGCAATGTTGCGCGCGTGCTTTCCCGGCTATGCACCGTCCGCGCGGTAGCCAACAATACTGCTGGCAGAAAAACGCTCTGGCGTCTTGCGCAGGAAATTCTCGACACGCGGCGTCCTGGAGATTTCAATCAGGCCATGATGGAACTAGGGGCGACGATCTGCCTGCCAGGTCAGCCGCGCTGCGGAAGCTGCCCGCTGCGCAAAGATTGTCGAGCGCACTTGCAGGATGTAACCGGCGAGTATCCACCTGCTCGCGTGCGAGCGCGCGAAAAATCTTTGAAATTGGTTGCAGCGGTGGTGTGGGATCGTGCAGGTAAGTATTTACTGGAGCGTCGCCCTGCAGGCTCATCGTGGCTGGCGGGATTCCTGGAGTTTCCCATGTGGCCGGCAACGGCGCAGATCAGCGAAAATGGTCACGCGGGTAGTTCGTCGAAGGCCCGGCTCAAGTTGGTTCGCTCGCTCGGGACCATTCGGCACAGTATCACGCAGTTCCGAATCGAAGTGGAGTTGTGGCAGGGCGCCGTAATAAATAATAAGCAGGCTGATTTTGAAACGAAGTCGCGCAAATGGGTGGACTTGGCGGCTATAAAGAAGCTGCCCATCACTACGATTTCGCGAAAGGCGCTGGCTATGATTGGCGAGCAAAGGGAAGAGTAG
- a CDS encoding cytochrome c — protein MGGLGGYKEAAHHYDFAKGAGYDWRAKGRVGMKRSTILLAVCGVVVVSAATYYGVARRGLQPADATRGRQVFDARCWVCHETDNEGYRIGPGLQNYFRRSPHQQKNGSEHEHTDEFVREFIRNGSMNMPAQNYFISQQELADVMAYLKTL, from the coding sequence ATGGGTGGACTTGGCGGCTATAAAGAAGCTGCCCATCACTACGATTTCGCGAAAGGCGCTGGCTATGATTGGCGAGCAAAGGGAAGAGTAGGAATGAAGCGATCCACCATTTTGTTGGCGGTCTGCGGAGTCGTGGTTGTCAGCGCAGCAACCTATTATGGAGTTGCGCGACGCGGGCTTCAACCAGCCGATGCGACGCGCGGCCGCCAAGTGTTCGATGCTCGCTGCTGGGTCTGCCATGAGACGGACAATGAGGGCTACCGCATTGGGCCAGGGTTACAAAATTATTTTCGGCGCTCACCGCATCAGCAGAAGAACGGCTCGGAACACGAGCACACCGATGAGTTTGTTCGTGAGTTCATTCGAAACGGCTCGATGAATATGCCCGCGCAAAATTATTTTATTTCACAACAGGAACTCGCTGACGTGATGGCCTACCTCAAAACGCTCTAA
- a CDS encoding VWA domain-containing protein, with product MKNVTNNLYRHRFINLLMLLAIATSLFPIAIAQAPEPARPGQQIITVEVEEVQIPFSVFDDKGILVTDLKQGDFQVFENGVEQKVNYFLAPTNLPLRFGILIDTSASARQRLKFEKEAAMQLGYYVLSHEKDHQGFLMTFDHGPEVLLDYTSNPDDLTTSLDKLEAGGGTALLDAIIEACQKNLLAAPGPGIPRRVLLVFSDGEDNLSEHSLEQAIDVALRADARIFVVSSNGYGMNAPGDKVLRELVEKTNGRMYSPLENLPGSAFATGYISKHQIYESQNSVYTPGTGQYTAELAASMTKALEAIGQELTNQYAIGYRSTNTKLDGQFRNIEIRTKRKGVDLRHKRGYYAVP from the coding sequence GTGAAGAATGTGACCAACAACTTATATCGGCACAGATTTATCAACTTATTAATGCTGCTCGCCATCGCGACTTCATTGTTCCCTATTGCAATTGCTCAGGCTCCCGAACCAGCTCGTCCGGGTCAACAAATCATCACTGTGGAAGTGGAGGAAGTCCAGATACCCTTCTCCGTGTTCGACGATAAGGGGATTCTGGTAACCGATTTGAAGCAGGGCGACTTCCAGGTATTCGAAAATGGCGTCGAGCAGAAGGTCAATTACTTCCTAGCCCCCACCAATCTTCCATTGCGCTTTGGCATCCTGATCGACACCAGCGCCAGCGCGCGCCAGCGGCTGAAGTTTGAAAAAGAAGCCGCCATGCAGCTCGGCTACTACGTGTTAAGCCATGAGAAAGATCATCAAGGCTTCCTCATGACCTTCGACCATGGACCGGAGGTGCTTCTGGATTACACCTCCAATCCCGACGATCTCACCACCTCGCTCGATAAACTCGAGGCGGGCGGAGGAACGGCGCTGCTCGATGCTATCATCGAAGCCTGCCAGAAAAATTTATTAGCCGCTCCAGGACCGGGCATTCCGCGCCGCGTCCTGCTGGTATTCAGCGACGGCGAAGACAACTTGAGCGAGCACAGCCTGGAGCAGGCGATTGATGTCGCGCTGCGCGCCGATGCGCGAATTTTTGTGGTTAGCTCCAACGGTTACGGCATGAACGCACCGGGCGACAAGGTACTCAGGGAGTTGGTCGAAAAGACCAACGGTCGCATGTACTCGCCGCTTGAGAACCTGCCCGGCTCGGCCTTTGCCACCGGCTACATCTCGAAGCATCAGATTTACGAAAGCCAGAACTCCGTTTACACACCCGGCACGGGACAGTACACGGCGGAGCTGGCGGCGTCCATGACCAAAGCGCTGGAAGCCATCGGGCAGGAGTTGACCAATCAGTACGCCATCGGATACCGCTCCACCAACACCAAGCTAGACGGGCAGTTCCGGAATATTGAAATTCGCACCAAACGCAAAGGCGTCGATCTTCGCCACAAGCGTGGCTACTATGCCGTGCCGTAA
- a CDS encoding c-type cytochrome yields MADVPPIGPEEQDPVTSSSLSLWLMLAAVGMMLTMIWALYDEMYAMRPWKGFQKDFAGLYSEFLDKAIPAAAEKEKAIRESAEYQKLAQETETAEQAVATEVSAIDQEISQQLNPRITLMNKVFQESRGEISAMIYQLEKASESGKQSIQEDIDEVKARTLSVSFPASGDIAAEEKELLYPEFEVELNRIKTRRTDLQTKRIALNANATELRQKRDIYLKDHLGTLTEVQMRGLQNEAKSLQPGIRQIHNADIDLVDRCESCHLATRSPITITAADMGGRAEFASHPRKELLAMHDPERFGCSTCHNGNGRATTSVEKGHGRHKFWLWPMYERENVEAGCQQCHTRDMYLREATTINEGKRLFDHRGCVGCHRYEGYDSETEDIAYYAQLAEQKKAHKISNILEAERSIDQADLAESNEEARSLYDRADKLKVQSSGIDAEVTQVSLRLRDLYKERKKVGPSLKEARVKFRKDWLPVWLTNPQDYRPGTRMPRFRLDTDQVQAISAYIWQSGVEGRVQSQPAGNAASGKELFETRGCMACHSMGEGDQKQGGIFAANLSRVGEKLNYDYLVRWVHNPREKTRPYCPVEKRDLGPEDYARHGLPFVFDDDHSTCPNEGAELVISQMTVMPNLRLSFEESRDIATYLMSLKTKQPGEYAAADYLNDPAMKAKGLPLVKHFGCAGCHEIAGLEEESRIGTELSKEGSKPIERLDFALMTHPAEAEGWYNHKGFFTNKLKDPAIYDQGKVKEPLEKLRMPNFDLDEKEIVALTTFLLGSVESPFPPRYRFLPEDRRRDIQEGWKIVRKYNCMGCHSVDVGQRSSLSSVLRYTTPEWKDQLPPNLVGEGARVEPGWLAKFLENPSMSETDLSRNGVRSYLKTRMPTFFFSDGEIMKLVKFFDALSVQPQPYLAPKQVPLTEQERLLARSLFTSDAAPCLSCHATGEAVRDQRATAPSFMLMRGRLKPDWTRRWMIDPAMMSPGTAMPSGLFKQDGGRAVFSGPLPPGSAGFRGDHADLIVRYIMQFSTDELSRLPRIMPAGTGQ; encoded by the coding sequence ATGGCTGACGTTCCTCCCATTGGACCTGAAGAACAGGATCCAGTAACAAGTAGTTCACTTAGCTTATGGCTCATGCTGGCGGCCGTAGGGATGATGCTCACGATGATCTGGGCGCTCTACGACGAGATGTATGCCATGCGTCCCTGGAAGGGCTTCCAGAAGGACTTCGCAGGTTTGTATTCAGAGTTTCTGGATAAAGCCATTCCCGCCGCCGCCGAAAAGGAAAAGGCGATCCGGGAGTCCGCCGAGTATCAGAAGCTGGCCCAGGAAACCGAAACCGCCGAGCAGGCCGTGGCGACCGAAGTATCCGCCATCGACCAGGAGATCAGCCAGCAACTGAATCCCCGCATTACCTTGATGAACAAAGTTTTCCAGGAATCACGCGGCGAGATTTCGGCGATGATCTACCAACTGGAAAAAGCCAGTGAGAGCGGCAAGCAATCCATCCAGGAAGATATCGACGAGGTTAAGGCGCGTACCTTGAGCGTCTCGTTTCCGGCCAGCGGAGACATCGCCGCCGAAGAGAAAGAACTGCTGTATCCCGAATTTGAAGTTGAGTTAAACCGCATCAAGACCCGCCGAACCGATCTTCAAACCAAACGTATCGCCTTGAACGCCAACGCCACGGAACTGCGGCAGAAGCGTGACATCTATCTGAAGGATCACCTCGGCACGCTCACTGAAGTGCAGATGCGCGGATTGCAGAACGAAGCCAAGTCGTTGCAGCCGGGAATCCGGCAAATTCACAACGCGGACATCGATCTGGTAGACCGCTGCGAATCCTGCCACCTGGCCACGCGCTCGCCGATCACCATCACCGCCGCCGATATGGGTGGTCGCGCTGAGTTTGCCAGCCATCCGCGCAAGGAACTGCTGGCCATGCATGATCCGGAGCGCTTCGGCTGCTCCACCTGCCACAACGGCAACGGTCGCGCCACCACCAGCGTGGAGAAGGGCCACGGACGCCATAAGTTTTGGCTCTGGCCCATGTATGAGCGCGAGAACGTCGAAGCAGGCTGCCAGCAGTGCCATACACGCGACATGTATCTGCGCGAAGCCACCACTATCAATGAAGGCAAGCGGCTGTTTGATCATCGTGGCTGCGTGGGTTGTCACCGCTATGAAGGCTACGACTCTGAGACCGAGGATATCGCCTACTACGCACAGTTGGCCGAGCAGAAGAAAGCCCATAAAATTTCCAACATTCTTGAGGCCGAGCGGTCCATTGATCAGGCCGATCTGGCCGAGTCCAACGAAGAGGCTCGCAGCCTCTACGACCGTGCCGACAAGCTAAAAGTGCAGTCCAGCGGCATTGATGCTGAAGTTACACAGGTAAGTTTGCGCCTGCGCGATCTCTATAAAGAGCGTAAAAAAGTCGGGCCCAGCCTGAAGGAAGCGCGTGTGAAATTCCGCAAGGACTGGCTGCCCGTCTGGCTGACCAATCCGCAGGACTACCGTCCTGGTACACGCATGCCGCGCTTCCGTTTGGATACTGATCAGGTGCAGGCCATTTCAGCATACATCTGGCAATCCGGCGTGGAAGGCCGCGTGCAGTCTCAACCTGCCGGCAACGCCGCTAGCGGCAAAGAACTGTTTGAAACGCGTGGCTGCATGGCCTGCCATTCCATGGGCGAAGGCGATCAAAAGCAGGGCGGAATATTCGCCGCCAATTTGAGCCGCGTCGGCGAAAAGCTCAACTACGATTACTTAGTCCGATGGGTCCACAATCCGCGCGAGAAGACGCGACCTTACTGCCCCGTCGAGAAGCGCGACCTCGGTCCTGAAGATTACGCAAGGCACGGCTTGCCGTTCGTCTTCGACGACGATCATTCGACCTGCCCCAACGAAGGCGCCGAGTTGGTTATTTCGCAAATGACGGTAATGCCCAACCTGCGCCTGAGCTTCGAAGAGTCTCGCGACATCGCCACGTATCTGATGTCGCTGAAGACCAAGCAGCCCGGCGAGTACGCTGCGGCGGATTATCTGAACGATCCGGCCATGAAGGCCAAGGGCTTGCCGCTCGTGAAACATTTCGGCTGCGCCGGTTGCCACGAAATCGCCGGCCTGGAGGAAGAAAGCCGCATCGGCACCGAACTGTCCAAGGAAGGCAGCAAACCGATCGAGCGCCTGGACTTCGCTCTGATGACCCATCCGGCCGAAGCCGAGGGCTGGTACAACCACAAAGGATTCTTCACCAATAAATTGAAAGACCCTGCCATTTATGATCAGGGTAAGGTCAAGGAGCCGCTCGAAAAACTCCGCATGCCTAACTTCGATCTCGACGAGAAAGAGATCGTGGCGCTGACCACCTTCCTGCTCGGCAGCGTCGAATCACCTTTCCCGCCGCGCTACCGCTTCCTGCCTGAAGATCGTCGCAGGGATATTCAGGAGGGCTGGAAGATCGTTCGCAAGTACAACTGCATGGGCTGCCACTCGGTGGATGTAGGTCAGCGCTCAAGCCTCTCCTCGGTGCTGCGCTACACGACGCCGGAGTGGAAAGATCAGTTGCCGCCGAATCTGGTGGGCGAGGGCGCGCGCGTCGAGCCGGGATGGCTGGCCAAGTTCCTCGAAAACCCGTCCATGAGCGAAACTGACTTGAGCCGCAACGGCGTCCGCTCTTACTTGAAGACACGCATGCCCACCTTCTTCTTCTCCGATGGAGAGATTATGAAGCTGGTGAAATTCTTTGATGCATTGTCCGTGCAGCCTCAGCCCTATCTGGCTCCCAAGCAGGTGCCGCTGACAGAGCAGGAGCGCCTGCTGGCACGCAGCTTATTCACCTCCGACGCCGCGCCTTGCCTAAGCTGCCACGCCACTGGCGAAGCAGTTCGCGATCAGCGCGCCACCGCTCCCAGCTTCATGCTGATGCGGGGACGACTGAAGCCGGATTGGACTCGCCGCTGGATGATCGATCCAGCCATGATGAGTCCCGGCACGGCAATGCCGTCGGGCCTGTTCAAGCAAGATGGTGGTCGAGCGGTCTTTAGTGGCCCACTGCCTCCCGGCTCGGCTGGCTTCCGTGGTGATCATGCGGACCTCATCGTCCGCTACATCATGCAGTTCTCCACAGACGAGTTGTCGCGCCTGCCGCGCATCATGCCGGCCGGTACCGGGCAGTAG